A stretch of the Denticeps clupeoides chromosome 6, fDenClu1.1, whole genome shotgun sequence genome encodes the following:
- the ppm1nb gene encoding protein phosphatase, Mg2+/Mn2+ dependent, 1Nb (putative) translates to MRTARKGSMEMPAFVRHLVKETEKRVTSFIKGGRGDSGGNVAEDQPEEEGTVPSPYLDRPVMEKHMETGCATWGICYAVASMQGWRAHMEDFHNCFPHLGPEWPGWGFFAIYDGHAGSVVAEHCSTNLLDHIMATGALGPEEDTRHVTEGIKGGFLNMDKHLYAMTCREGWERGGTTVVATAITPQNIYFINCGDSRALLSRGGRVAFSTEDHKPYNPDEKERIESAGGSVSLQRINGSLAVSRALGDFGYKTAERLPASEQMVSPEPDVTVVERSATDEFLVLACDGVWDTVSNEELCAFVHSRLCVCSDLREVCSQVIDLCLYKGSLDNISVILICFPGAPQLSPEALHQEAALEDLLESKVADIIDELSGKGEEPDLLSVLTVLASEVIPGLPPGGGLQSKRNCIISAYYQQREAQKQRLKGSLQAAGGTANTL, encoded by the exons ATGAGGACTGCAAGGAAAGGCAGCATGGAAATGCCAGCCTTTGTCCGTCACTTGGTGAAGGAGACGGAAAAAAGAGTGACCTCCTTCATTAAAGGGGGCAgaggggacagtggtggcaaCGTCGCTGAGGACCAACCTGAGGAAGAGGGGACAGTCCCCAGTCCTTACCTGGACCGACCTGTTATGGAGAAACACATGGAGACAGGTTGCGCAACCTGGGGCATCTGTTATGCCGTGGCCAGCATGCAAGGCTGGAGGGCACATATGGAAGACTTCCATAACTGCTTCCCCCATCTTGGGCCTGAGTGGCCTGGTTGGGGCTTCTTCGCAATCTATGATGGGCATGCTGGGAGCGTGGTAGCGGAGCACTGCTCAACAAACCTGCTGGATCACATTATGGCAACTG GTGCTTTAGGACCCGAGGAAGACACGAGACATGTGACTGAGGGGATTAAGGGTGGTTTCCTTAACATGGACAAGCATCTGTATGCCATGACATGTCGCGAAGGCTGGGAACGAGGTGGAACAACAGTTGTGGCCACAGCCATCACACCCCAGAACATCTACTTTATCAACTGCGGGGATTCCCGGGCTTTGCTAAGCCGCGGCGGGAGGGTGGCCTTCTCCACTGAAGACCACAAGCCCTACAATCCTGATGAGAAGGAGCGCATCGAAAGTGCTGGCGGCTCAGTAAGTCTGCAGCGCATCAACGGTTCACTGGCTGTATCACGGGCCCTGGGTGACTTTGGCTACAAGACAGCAGAACGGCTGCCGGCAAGTGAGCAGATGGTTTCTCCAGAGCCAGATGTGACTGTGGTGGAGCGGTCAGCCACAGACGAGTTCCTGGTGTTGGCGTGTGATGGAGTGTGGGATACAGTCAGCAATGAGGAACTCTGCGCTTTTGTCCACAGCcgtctgtgtgtttgcagtgacCTGAGAGAGGTCTGCTCTCAGGTCATTGACCTTTGCCTCTATAAG GGAAGCCTGGATAATATAAGTGTCATTCTGATATGCTTCCCTGGTGCACCCCAGCTGTCACCTGAGGCATTGCACCAGGAAGCGGCATTAGAGGATCTACTGGAGTCCAAAGTGGCTG ATATTATTGATGAATTGAGTGGAAAAGGAGAAGAGCCTGATCTGTTGTCTGTACTCACAGTCTTGGCTTCAGAGGTAATCCCAGGTTTACCCCCAGGGGGTGGTCTTCAAAGCAA gcGTAACTGTATAATATCAGCTTATTACCAGCAGAGAGAGGCTCAGAAACAAAGACTCAAAGGCTCACTGCAA GCAGCTGGGGGTACAGCCAACACCTTGTAG
- the kcnk12l gene encoding potassium channel subfamily K member 13, producing the protein MIHKEVASSSCYLLRDMNQDNARFGLLAALILLYLLCGAAVFSALERPSELQARHRWAEQLDNFTRQHHIQMDALRVLLRQYEEANVAGIRLHGFRPRWDFSGAFYFVGTVVSTIGFGMTTPATIAGKMFLIFYGLIGCAATILFFNLFLERIITMLAYIMRWCHERQLRHSGIGRDNSRSEDDSLEGWKPSVYYVMLILGVAAVLIACSASALYSTMEDWDYFESLYFCFVAFSTIGFGDLVSSQRESYPAQEAYRLGNCLFILMGVCCIYSLFNVISIIIKQTLNWILAKLDCRQESCPCFGRAYQRQGDACHGCPCWCTELLSRQPPARTSKLQFLRRNMVHPVSTNQVTGMHRYTNASVETVCDSETDGPLCPEGAYMAGRRLSGEMISVNDFSASNKVSLAILQKQLSETAHGNPRQCHVRQNGFSGGVGAFAIMNNRLQETSIDR; encoded by the exons ATGATACATAAGGAGGTTGCCAGCAGCAGCTGTTATCTCCTGAGGGACATGAACCAGGACAATGCCCGTTTTGGCCTGCTGGCTGCTCTGATTTTGCTGTACCTGCTGTGTGGGGCAGCAGTTTTTTCTGCCCTGGAGCGTCCGTCTGAACTGCAGGCTCGCCACCGCTGGGCTGAGCAGCTGGACAACTTCACCCGCCAGCACCACATCCAAATGGATGCCTTGCGGGTCCTGCTTCGGCAGTATGAGGAAGCAAATGTGGCAGGAATTCGTTTGCATGGGTTCAGGCCACGGTGGGATTTTTCTGGAGCTTTCTACTTTGTTGGCACTGTGGTTTCTACCATCG GGTTTGGGATGACAACTCCAGCCACCATTGCTGGCAAGATGTTCTTAATATTTTATGGACTGATTGGCTGTGCGGCTACTATCTTATTCTTCAATCTCTTTCTAGAGCGCATAATTACAATGCTTGCTTACATCATGCGTTGGTGCCATGAGAGACAGCTGCGGCACTCTGGGATTGGAAGAGATAATTCGAGGAGTGAGGATGACAGCCTGGAGGGCTGGAAACCTTCTGTCTATTATGTGATGCTCATCCTGGGTGTTGCTGCTGTGCTCATTGCCTGCAGCGCCTCTGCGCTCTATTCGACCATGGAGGACTGGGACTACTTTGAGTCCCTTTACTTCTGCTTTGTAGCTTTCAGCACTATTGGCTTTGGGGACCTTGTGAGCAGCCAGAGAGAAAGCTACCCAGCTCAGGAGGCATATCGACTGGGCAACTGCCTTTTCATTCTTATGGGTGTCTGCTGCATATATTCACTCTTCAACGTCATCTCCATCATCATCAAACAGACTCTGAACTGGATTTTGGCAAAGCTAGATTGCCGCCAGGAATCCTGTCCATGCTTTGGCAGGGCTTATCAGAGGCAAGGTGACGCTTGCCACGGTTGCCCCTGCTGGTGCACTGAACTTCTTTCCCGGCAGCCCCCAGCCAGAACCTCCAAGTTACAGTTCCTTAGACGGAACATGGTTCATCCCGTTTCAACCAATCAAGTAACAGGCATGCATCGGTATACCAATGCCTCTGTAGAGACAGTCTGTGACAGTGAGACAGATGGTCCCTTGTGCCCAGAAGGTGCCTACATGGCCGGACGCCGACTTTCTGGGGAAATGATCTCTGTCAACGATTTCTCGGCTTCCAACAAGGTGTCTCTTGCTATTCTGCAGAAACAGTTGTCTGAGACAGCACATGGCAACCCTCGACAGTGCCATGTCAGGCAGAACGGTTTCTCAGGGGGGGTGGGAGCTTTTGCTATCATGAACAACAGACTTCAAGAGACCAGTATTGACAGGTAA